A window of Actinomadura rubteroloni contains these coding sequences:
- the ctaE gene encoding aa3-type cytochrome oxidase subunit III, with amino-acid sequence MLPVATASAIETTPHARENRPILVSVGTIVWLSSELMFFAALFAIYFTIRSVTIGQDGSHAWPGADLNLPLSAVNTTILVLSSVTCQMGVFKAESGKVGRDGGLLNVKRWGLREWYVLSFLMGAYFVAGQAYEYYSLVTKDGLTLSSSAYGTVFYMTTGFHGLHVTGGLIAFLFVLGRTYAAKRWTHEQATSAVVVSYYWHFVDVVWIGLFATIYLLDLH; translated from the coding sequence ATGCTGCCCGTGGCAACGGCATCCGCGATAGAGACAACACCGCACGCTCGGGAGAATCGTCCCATTCTGGTCAGCGTGGGGACGATCGTCTGGCTGTCGTCCGAGCTGATGTTCTTCGCGGCGCTGTTCGCGATCTACTTCACGATCCGCTCTGTGACGATCGGCCAGGACGGCTCCCACGCATGGCCGGGAGCGGACCTCAATCTCCCGCTTTCCGCTGTGAACACCACGATCCTGGTCCTGTCCTCGGTGACGTGCCAGATGGGCGTGTTCAAGGCGGAGAGCGGCAAGGTCGGGCGCGACGGCGGCCTCCTCAACGTGAAGCGCTGGGGACTGCGCGAGTGGTACGTCCTCTCGTTCCTCATGGGCGCGTACTTCGTCGCCGGGCAGGCGTACGAGTACTACTCGCTCGTCACCAAGGACGGCCTGACGCTGTCGTCCTCGGCGTACGGGACGGTCTTCTACATGACGACCGGCTTCCACGGGCTTCACGTGACAGGCGGGCTCATCGCGTTCCTGTTCGTACTGGGACGCACCTACGCCGCCAAGCGATGGACGCACGAGCAGGCGACGAGTGCCGTGGTGGTCTCGTACTACTGGCACTTCGTGGACGTGGTCTGGATCGGCCTGTTCGCGACCATCTACCTGCTCGACCTCCACTGA
- a CDS encoding AMP-dependent synthetase/ligase, whose amino-acid sequence MREFSVPALAEVPGTTNLTDSPFARAAATPGAIVLRRRTATGWSAVTAREFAAEITGVAKGLIAAGIEPGDRVGLMSRTRYEWTVLDYAIWTAGAVVVPIYETSSAEQVEWILGDSGARAVFTETEQHRATVAQASDRLPGLEHVWTIDAGDLADVTTSGADVADAAVEERRRVPAYDDVATLVYTSGTTGRPKGCELTHGNLVATSRNAIQGAMAEVAVAGSSTLLFLPLAHVFARLIEVATIEAGIVLAHSDIPSLLPDLASFRPTFLLAVPRVFEKVYNGAEQKAAADGKGKIFHAAAETAIAYSRALQDGRPGLALRARHKVFDVLVYGKLRAAVGGRVQYAVSGGAALGERLGHFFRGVGITILEGYGLTETTAPATVNRPSALRIGTVGQAIPGVTIRIADDGEVLVRGVNTLKGYWNNETATKEAVEDGWFRTGDLGALDDDGYLRITGRKKEILVTAAGKNVAPAPLEDRLRAHPLISQCLVVGDGRKFISALITLDEEALGPWKERHGKPAAMTVAELRADPDVVAAIDAAVADANKSVSHAEAIKKYRILGVDFSEEAGHMTPSLKVRRHAVMKDFADEIESIYG is encoded by the coding sequence GTGCGCGAGTTCAGCGTCCCCGCCCTGGCGGAGGTGCCCGGCACCACCAACCTGACCGACTCGCCGTTCGCGCGGGCCGCCGCGACACCCGGCGCGATCGTGCTGCGCCGCCGGACCGCGACCGGCTGGAGCGCCGTCACCGCGCGCGAGTTCGCCGCCGAGATCACCGGTGTGGCCAAGGGCCTGATCGCGGCCGGGATCGAGCCCGGCGACCGGGTCGGCCTGATGTCGCGCACCCGCTACGAGTGGACGGTCCTGGACTACGCGATCTGGACGGCCGGCGCGGTCGTCGTCCCGATCTACGAGACGTCCTCGGCCGAGCAGGTCGAGTGGATCCTCGGCGACTCCGGCGCCCGCGCGGTGTTCACCGAGACCGAGCAGCACCGCGCGACCGTCGCGCAGGCCAGTGACCGGCTGCCGGGCCTGGAGCACGTCTGGACGATCGACGCGGGCGACCTCGCCGACGTGACGACGTCCGGGGCGGACGTCGCCGACGCGGCCGTCGAGGAGCGCCGCCGCGTTCCCGCCTACGACGACGTGGCCACGCTCGTCTACACCTCGGGCACCACGGGCCGTCCCAAGGGCTGTGAGCTGACGCACGGCAACCTGGTCGCGACGTCCCGGAACGCCATCCAGGGCGCGATGGCCGAGGTCGCCGTCGCGGGCAGCTCGACGCTGCTGTTCCTGCCGCTCGCGCACGTGTTCGCGCGGCTGATCGAGGTCGCGACGATCGAGGCGGGGATCGTCCTCGCCCACAGCGACATCCCGAGCCTGCTGCCCGACCTCGCGTCCTTCCGGCCGACGTTCCTGCTCGCCGTCCCCCGCGTGTTCGAGAAGGTCTACAACGGCGCCGAGCAGAAGGCCGCCGCCGACGGCAAGGGCAAGATCTTCCACGCCGCCGCCGAGACCGCGATCGCCTACAGCCGGGCGCTCCAGGACGGCCGTCCGGGGCTCGCGCTGCGCGCCAGGCACAAGGTGTTCGACGTGCTCGTCTACGGCAAGCTGCGCGCGGCCGTCGGCGGGCGCGTCCAGTACGCGGTGTCGGGCGGCGCGGCGCTCGGCGAGCGGCTCGGGCACTTCTTCCGGGGCGTCGGCATCACGATCCTGGAGGGCTACGGCCTCACCGAGACGACCGCGCCCGCGACGGTGAACCGTCCGAGCGCGCTGCGGATCGGGACCGTCGGCCAGGCCATCCCCGGCGTGACGATCCGGATCGCCGACGACGGCGAGGTCCTGGTCCGGGGCGTCAACACGCTCAAGGGCTACTGGAACAACGAGACCGCGACCAAGGAGGCCGTCGAGGACGGCTGGTTCCGCACCGGCGACCTCGGCGCCCTCGACGACGACGGCTACCTGCGGATCACCGGCCGCAAGAAGGAGATCCTCGTCACGGCGGCGGGCAAGAACGTCGCGCCCGCGCCCCTGGAGGACCGCCTGCGCGCCCACCCGCTGATCAGCCAGTGCCTCGTCGTCGGCGACGGCCGCAAGTTCATCAGCGCGCTGATCACGCTGGACGAGGAGGCGCTCGGCCCGTGGAAGGAGCGCCACGGCAAGCCCGCCGCGATGACCGTCGCCGAACTGCGCGCCGACCCGGACGTCGTCGCCGCGATCGACGCCGCCGTCGCCGACGCCAACAAGTCCGTCTCGCACGCCGAGGCGATCAAGAAGTACCGGATCCTCGGCGTCGACTTCAGCGAGGAGGCGGGCCACATGACCCCGAGCCTCAAGGTCCGCCGCCACGCCGTCATGAAGGACTTCGCCGACGAGATCGAGTCGATCTACGGCTAG
- the qcrC gene encoding cytochrome bc1 complex diheme cytochrome c subunit has protein sequence MKRFTAWRRRPWAGYAVVLAALAAIGVIYAGFSPRADRAEAANATQAAADLKNGQQLFNKNCASCHGLNAEGTKDAKGHAIAPSLLGVGAAAVDFQVSTGRMPAMNPGAQIPRKRPITDFDTTIKTDYEDPAKRKAAEEQKARAEKNLADLRNYITSLSAQPGPGIPAGSEVDPSKGNVALGGKLFRTNCAQCHNFTGQGGALTGGKYAPELSKSDVTPTQIYEAMLTGPQAMPVFNDTTLTPQDKQAIIAYLVQTREEPNPGGSGLGRIGPVTEGLAGWLVGIGLLVLAAMWITAKKPKKLKKS, from the coding sequence GTGAAAAGGTTCACCGCATGGCGACGGCGCCCCTGGGCGGGCTACGCCGTCGTGCTGGCGGCCCTGGCGGCGATCGGCGTCATCTACGCCGGCTTCTCGCCCCGGGCCGACCGCGCCGAGGCGGCGAACGCGACCCAGGCGGCCGCGGACCTGAAGAACGGCCAGCAGCTCTTCAACAAGAACTGTGCGAGCTGCCACGGCCTGAACGCCGAGGGCACCAAGGACGCCAAGGGCCACGCGATCGCGCCGAGCCTGCTCGGCGTCGGCGCCGCGGCCGTCGACTTCCAGGTCTCCACCGGCCGCATGCCCGCGATGAACCCGGGCGCGCAGATTCCTCGTAAGAGGCCGATCACGGACTTCGACACCACGATCAAGACCGACTACGAGGACCCGGCCAAGCGCAAGGCGGCCGAGGAGCAGAAGGCGCGGGCCGAGAAGAACCTCGCGGACCTGCGCAACTACATCACCTCGCTGAGCGCCCAGCCCGGCCCCGGTATCCCGGCCGGTTCCGAGGTGGACCCGAGCAAGGGCAACGTCGCGCTCGGCGGCAAGCTGTTCCGCACCAACTGCGCCCAGTGCCACAACTTCACCGGCCAGGGCGGCGCGCTGACGGGCGGCAAGTACGCCCCCGAGCTCTCCAAGAGCGACGTCACGCCCACCCAGATCTACGAGGCCATGCTGACCGGCCCGCAGGCGATGCCGGTGTTCAACGACACCACGCTCACCCCGCAGGACAAGCAGGCGATCATCGCCTACCTCGTCCAGACGCGCGAGGAGCCCAACCCGGGCGGCAGCGGCCTCGGCCGCATCGGCCCGGTGACCGAGGGCCTCGCGGGCTGGCTGGTCGGGATCGGCCTGCTGGTGCTGGCCGCCATGTGGATCACCGCGAAGAAGCCGAAGAAGCTGAAGAAGTCATGA
- the qcrB gene encoding cytochrome bc1 complex cytochrome b subunit: MSEATAPKAVEGPLNFLDDRLGSTGFLNRNLKKVFPDHWSFMLGEIALYSFIILLLTGTFLTLWFKPSMMEVVYDGSYTKLNGVKMSEAYASTLHITFDVRGGLLMRQIHHWAAILFMASILAHMLRVFFTGAYRKPRELNWLIGITMFVLGMLEGLFGYSLPDDLLSGTGLRITQGVLESIPVVGTYGYMFLFGGEFPGQDIVPRLFTLHILLIPGLILGLVTAHMMIMWHQKHTAMPVKNQTEEQVYGYPFYPVFMAKTGAYFLFTFGVLALLGTFAQINPIWLFGPYDPGAISAGSQPDWYMGVLEGALRIMPNWEITAWGHTLSLNVLIPALVPLGIIFTGAALWPFIEAWVTGDKRPHHVNDRPRNAPVRTAVGMAAVTFYGLLWVAGANDVVADKFHVSLYATTWFFRVTFFIGPVIAYVITKRFCLGLQRKDAETVAHGVESGTILMSPDGKFSERHEPARDEQRAVLLSKETARPEAPAVDANGVPAPSTKGPVGHLRSRLQRAWTFDDIPVEEHEHGHEVEGGRRPEQIEH, from the coding sequence ATGAGCGAGGCCACAGCCCCGAAGGCGGTCGAAGGACCGCTGAACTTCCTGGACGACCGCCTGGGGTCCACCGGTTTCCTCAACCGGAACCTCAAGAAGGTCTTCCCGGACCACTGGTCGTTCATGCTGGGCGAGATCGCCCTCTACTCCTTCATCATCCTGCTGCTGACCGGGACGTTCCTGACGCTCTGGTTCAAGCCGAGCATGATGGAGGTCGTGTACGACGGGTCGTACACCAAGCTCAACGGCGTGAAGATGTCGGAGGCCTACGCCTCGACGCTGCACATCACGTTCGACGTGCGCGGCGGACTGCTCATGCGGCAGATCCACCACTGGGCCGCGATCCTGTTCATGGCGTCGATCCTGGCGCACATGCTGCGGGTGTTCTTCACCGGCGCGTACCGCAAGCCGCGCGAGCTGAACTGGCTCATCGGCATCACGATGTTCGTCCTCGGCATGCTGGAGGGCCTGTTCGGCTACTCCCTGCCGGACGACCTGCTGTCGGGCACGGGCCTGCGGATCACGCAGGGCGTGCTGGAGTCGATCCCGGTCGTCGGGACGTACGGGTACATGTTCCTGTTCGGCGGGGAGTTCCCCGGCCAGGACATCGTGCCCCGGCTGTTCACGCTGCACATCCTGCTGATCCCGGGCCTGATCCTCGGCCTGGTGACGGCGCACATGATGATCATGTGGCACCAGAAGCACACCGCGATGCCGGTCAAGAACCAGACCGAGGAGCAGGTGTACGGCTACCCGTTCTACCCGGTCTTCATGGCCAAGACGGGCGCGTACTTCCTGTTCACCTTCGGCGTCCTGGCGCTGCTCGGCACGTTCGCGCAGATCAACCCGATCTGGCTGTTCGGCCCGTACGACCCGGGCGCGATCTCCGCGGGCTCCCAGCCGGACTGGTACATGGGCGTCCTCGAAGGCGCGCTGCGCATCATGCCGAACTGGGAGATCACGGCCTGGGGCCACACGCTGAGCCTCAACGTGCTGATCCCGGCGCTGGTCCCGCTCGGGATCATCTTCACCGGCGCGGCGCTGTGGCCGTTCATCGAGGCGTGGGTGACGGGCGACAAGCGTCCGCACCACGTCAACGACCGTCCGCGCAACGCGCCGGTCCGCACGGCGGTCGGCATGGCGGCCGTGACGTTCTACGGCCTGCTGTGGGTCGCGGGCGCCAACGACGTCGTCGCCGACAAGTTCCACGTGTCCCTGTACGCGACCACCTGGTTCTTCCGGGTCACGTTCTTCATCGGACCGGTCATCGCGTACGTCATCACCAAGCGCTTCTGCCTCGGCCTCCAGCGCAAGGACGCCGAGACCGTCGCGCACGGGGTGGAGAGCGGCACGATCCTCATGTCGCCGGACGGCAAGTTCTCCGAGCGGCACGAGCCGGCGCGGGACGAGCAGCGCGCGGTGCTGCTGTCGAAGGAGACCGCGCGTCCCGAGGCCCCGGCGGTGGACGCCAACGGCGTCCCGGCGCCGAGCACCAAGGGCCCGGTCGGGCACCTGCGGTCGCGGCTCCAGCGCGCCTGGACGTTCGACGACATCCCGGTCGAGGAGCACGAGCACGGCCACGAGGTCGAGGGCGGGCGCAGGCCCGAGCAGATCGAGCACTGA
- a CDS encoding response regulator transcription factor, producing MSTAPESPMKVLVFSDDANVRAQVRLAIGHRPAADLPAVEYVEVATQPAVVARLDEGGIDVVVVDAEAQPAGGLGVCRQAKDEVYDCPPVLAIIARRDDGWLATWSRADAVVALPLDPMAVARSVADLMRRRAASRLPVL from the coding sequence ATGAGCACCGCCCCGGAGAGCCCGATGAAGGTCCTCGTCTTCAGCGACGACGCGAACGTCCGCGCGCAGGTCCGCCTCGCGATCGGCCACCGCCCCGCCGCGGACCTCCCGGCCGTCGAGTACGTCGAGGTCGCGACCCAGCCCGCCGTCGTCGCGCGGCTGGACGAGGGCGGCATCGACGTCGTGGTGGTGGACGCCGAGGCGCAGCCCGCGGGCGGGCTCGGCGTGTGCCGGCAGGCCAAGGACGAGGTCTACGACTGCCCGCCGGTGCTCGCGATCATCGCGCGCCGCGACGACGGCTGGCTCGCCACCTGGTCGCGCGCGGACGCGGTCGTCGCGCTCCCGCTGGACCCGATGGCCGTGGCGCGCTCGGTCGCCGACCTCATGCGGCGCCGCGCGGCGAGCCGTCTGCCGGTCCTGTAA
- the qcrA gene encoding cytochrome bc1 complex Rieske iron-sulfur subunit has translation MSDNNETEPVPEGTAPQRTGATPSPAQDARLLAQDDISAPAGIGEEIDEQAAKRAERIVATFFLLAFAASVGFLVYFIGWSGRHGGMHGVDRARESNLWFGGLMALSFLAMAFGVTIWVRRLMTSKPIIQERHAMNVGAEDRASFTAAFLEGAQDSGITKRPLLRRTLLLAAAPLGIAPLFLLRDLGPLPEKKLRHTYWADAIRKAKAEGKKGVRLVVDGTNQPLKVSDFNSPGGMITVLPEGIEENLPEDEVLTQTAKVVTILLNIPADEFKPVKGRENWHVNGIVAYSKICTHVGCPAALYEQTTHHILCPCHQSTFDATDGARVVFGPAARPLPQLPLSVEDGYLVATSDYTEPIGPSFWERG, from the coding sequence ATGAGCGACAACAACGAGACCGAGCCCGTCCCGGAGGGGACCGCGCCGCAGCGGACCGGTGCGACGCCGTCGCCCGCGCAGGACGCGCGCCTCCTCGCCCAGGACGACATCTCGGCGCCCGCCGGTATCGGCGAGGAGATCGACGAGCAGGCGGCCAAGCGCGCCGAGCGCATCGTCGCCACGTTCTTTCTGCTGGCGTTCGCCGCCAGCGTCGGGTTCCTGGTGTACTTCATCGGCTGGAGCGGCCGGCACGGCGGCATGCACGGCGTGGACCGGGCGCGCGAGTCGAACCTGTGGTTCGGCGGCCTGATGGCGCTGTCGTTCCTCGCGATGGCCTTCGGCGTCACCATCTGGGTGCGGCGCCTGATGACCAGCAAGCCGATCATCCAGGAGCGGCACGCGATGAACGTCGGCGCGGAGGACCGCGCCTCGTTCACCGCCGCCTTCCTGGAGGGCGCGCAGGACAGCGGGATCACCAAGCGCCCGCTGCTGCGCCGCACGCTGCTGCTGGCCGCCGCGCCGCTCGGCATCGCGCCGCTGTTCCTGCTGCGCGACCTCGGCCCGCTGCCGGAGAAGAAGCTGCGGCACACCTACTGGGCCGACGCGATCCGCAAGGCGAAGGCCGAGGGCAAGAAGGGCGTCCGCCTCGTCGTGGACGGCACCAACCAGCCGCTCAAGGTCAGCGACTTCAACAGCCCCGGCGGGATGATCACCGTCCTGCCCGAGGGCATCGAGGAGAACCTGCCCGAGGACGAGGTGCTGACGCAGACCGCCAAGGTCGTCACCATCCTCCTGAACATCCCGGCCGACGAGTTCAAGCCCGTCAAGGGCCGGGAGAACTGGCACGTCAACGGGATCGTGGCGTACTCCAAGATCTGCACGCACGTCGGCTGCCCCGCGGCCCTGTACGAGCAGACCACGCACCACATCCTGTGCCCGTGCCACCAGTCCACGTTCGACGCCACCGACGGGGCGCGGGTCGTGTTCGGCCCGGCGGCGCGTCCCCTGCCGCAGCTCCCGCTGAGCGTGGAGGACGGCTACCTCGTGGCCACCTCGGACTACACCGAGCCGATCGGCCCGAGCTTCTGGGAGCGCGGATGA
- a CDS encoding glycosyltransferase family 4 protein, with the protein MTRTLVVTNDFPPRPGGIQAFVHNLAVRRPAGSVVVYAPAWEGAAAFDAAQPFPVVRHPTSLMLPEPGVLRRAAQILRAEGCDSVLFGAAAPLGLLAPALRARGARRLVGLTHGHEAGWAALPVARRLLRRIGDGTDALTYLGEYTRSRLARALSAGAAARLARLAPGVDETLFAPGAGGAEIRKRHGLAGRPVAVCVSRLVPRKGQDTLIRAWPRVRRAVPDAALLLVGGGPYRRDLERLADAAGVRSSVVFTGSVPWEELPAHYDAGDVFAMPCRTRRRGLDVEGLGIVYLEAAATGLPVVAGDSGGAPDAVLDGTTGVVVPGRSSEAVGDAVAGLLADPVRARALGAAGRAWVEREWRWDVQAARLGALLAD; encoded by the coding sequence ATGACCAGGACTCTCGTCGTGACGAACGACTTCCCGCCGCGTCCGGGGGGCATCCAGGCGTTCGTCCACAACCTCGCAGTCCGCCGTCCGGCGGGTTCGGTGGTCGTGTACGCGCCGGCGTGGGAGGGCGCGGCGGCGTTCGACGCGGCGCAGCCGTTCCCGGTGGTGCGCCATCCGACGTCGCTGATGCTGCCCGAGCCGGGCGTGCTGCGGCGCGCGGCGCAGATTTTGCGGGCGGAGGGCTGCGACTCGGTGCTGTTCGGGGCGGCGGCGCCGCTCGGGCTGCTGGCCCCGGCGCTGCGGGCGCGGGGCGCGCGGCGGCTCGTCGGGCTGACGCACGGGCACGAGGCGGGCTGGGCGGCGCTTCCGGTCGCGCGGCGGCTGCTGCGCCGGATCGGCGACGGGACGGACGCGCTGACCTACCTCGGCGAGTACACGCGGTCGCGGCTGGCGCGGGCGCTGTCGGCCGGGGCCGCCGCGCGGCTGGCGCGCCTGGCCCCGGGCGTGGACGAGACGCTGTTCGCGCCGGGCGCGGGCGGCGCGGAGATCCGCAAGCGGCATGGGCTGGCGGGCCGCCCGGTGGCGGTGTGCGTGTCCCGGCTGGTGCCGCGCAAGGGCCAGGACACGCTGATCCGGGCGTGGCCGCGCGTCCGCCGCGCGGTGCCGGACGCGGCGCTGCTGCTGGTCGGCGGCGGCCCGTACCGGCGCGACCTGGAGCGGCTGGCGGACGCGGCGGGCGTCCGGTCGTCGGTCGTGTTCACCGGGTCCGTCCCGTGGGAGGAACTGCCGGCGCACTACGACGCGGGCGACGTCTTCGCGATGCCGTGCCGGACGCGCCGCCGGGGCCTGGACGTGGAGGGCCTCGGCATCGTGTACCTGGAGGCGGCCGCGACGGGCCTGCCGGTGGTCGCGGGCGACTCGGGCGGCGCACCGGACGCGGTGCTGGACGGCACGACGGGCGTGGTGGTGCCGGGCCGCTCGTCGGAGGCCGTCGGGGACGCGGTGGCGGGGCTGCTCGCCGACCCCGTCCGGGCGCGTGCGCTGGGGGCGGCGGGCCGGGCGTGGGTGGAGCGCGAATGGCGCTGGGACGTGCAGGCCGCACGCCTCGGCGCACTCCTCGCCGACTGA
- a CDS encoding NAD(P)H-binding protein, translated as MDIVIAGGHGKIALRLARLLTARGDAVRSLIRNPDHAEDVAATGAEAVVADLETTPADELAERIAGADAAVFAAGGGPGSGVARKDTVDRGAAVLLAEAAESAGVPRLVQISAMGVDRAPSPSAGDQWAAYVAAKHAAEVDLRSRDLDWVIVRPGRLTDDPGTGRVTLADPDAGRGDVTRDDVAAVVAALLPSPVRHRTLDLLGGETSIEEAVSALG; from the coding sequence ATGGACATCGTGATCGCGGGCGGGCACGGGAAGATCGCGCTGCGGCTGGCGCGGCTGCTGACCGCCCGGGGCGACGCCGTGCGCAGCCTGATCCGCAACCCCGACCACGCCGAGGACGTCGCCGCGACCGGCGCCGAGGCCGTCGTCGCGGACCTGGAGACGACTCCGGCCGACGAGCTGGCAGAGCGCATCGCGGGCGCCGACGCCGCCGTCTTCGCCGCCGGGGGCGGTCCGGGCAGCGGAGTCGCGCGCAAGGACACCGTGGACCGGGGCGCCGCCGTCCTGCTCGCCGAGGCGGCCGAGAGCGCCGGGGTGCCGCGGCTCGTCCAGATCTCCGCCATGGGCGTGGACCGGGCGCCGTCCCCGTCCGCGGGCGACCAGTGGGCCGCCTACGTCGCCGCCAAGCACGCCGCCGAGGTGGACCTGCGCTCCCGCGACCTGGACTGGGTGATCGTCCGTCCGGGCCGGCTCACCGACGACCCCGGCACCGGCCGCGTCACGCTCGCCGACCCGGACGCGGGACGCGGTGACGTGACGCGCGACGACGTGGCCGCCGTCGTCGCCGCGCTGCTCCCGTCACCCGTCCGCCACCGCACGCTTGACCTGCTCGGCGGCGAGACCTCGATCGAGGAAGCCGTGTCGGCCCTGGGCTAG
- a CDS encoding MFS transporter, producing the protein MTTTAPPRPASRPAAVAPFGRTAAVLSATALLATSQLYGAIPLFGAAADDWGTRPGPLTWLVTAFGLGYAAGFLLFGPLSDRLGQRRVMVAGVAATAVTTALVALAPGLAAALVLRVLQGVTIGAFPPVAMAYVGERVAPHRRLLTVTAMTTGFLSSAVIGQLTAQGMLALLGWRSFFGLGTALFAVAALALRAVLLPDVPRPGASPAAAYRAMPRLLAAPGLRMLYLAVPVVLGSFVAIYTALQLTGTDGLLGLRASALPVILAVPLATPRLARLDPVARTAGALLLAAAGTALIGLLAPGTAVLALLLMAVTAGIGVTAPGMIDLIGSRAGAHRAPAISLFTALMFVGASAGPQLAAALAGRGLAVIALALAALLAVAAGLVRAARRGLNSA; encoded by the coding sequence ATGACCACCACCGCGCCCCCCAGGCCCGCCTCCCGCCCGGCGGCCGTCGCGCCGTTCGGACGCACCGCCGCCGTCCTGTCCGCCACCGCCCTGCTCGCCACGTCCCAGCTCTACGGCGCGATCCCGCTGTTCGGCGCCGCCGCCGACGACTGGGGCACCCGGCCCGGCCCGCTCACCTGGCTCGTCACCGCGTTCGGCCTCGGCTACGCGGCCGGGTTCCTGCTGTTCGGCCCGCTCTCGGACCGCCTCGGCCAGCGCCGCGTCATGGTCGCGGGCGTCGCCGCCACGGCCGTCACCACCGCGCTCGTCGCGCTGGCGCCGGGGCTCGCCGCCGCGCTCGTCCTGCGGGTCCTCCAGGGCGTCACGATCGGCGCGTTCCCGCCCGTCGCGATGGCCTACGTCGGCGAGCGCGTCGCCCCGCACCGCCGCCTGCTGACGGTCACCGCGATGACCACCGGGTTCCTGTCGTCCGCCGTCATCGGGCAGCTCACGGCGCAGGGAATGCTCGCGCTGCTCGGCTGGCGCTCGTTCTTCGGCCTCGGCACCGCGCTGTTCGCGGTCGCCGCGCTGGCCCTGCGGGCGGTCCTGCTCCCGGACGTCCCGCGTCCCGGCGCCTCCCCCGCCGCCGCGTACCGGGCGATGCCGCGCCTGCTCGCCGCGCCCGGCCTGCGGATGCTCTACCTCGCCGTGCCGGTCGTGCTCGGCTCGTTCGTCGCGATCTACACCGCGCTCCAGCTCACCGGCACCGACGGGCTGCTCGGCCTGCGCGCCAGCGCGCTGCCGGTGATCCTCGCGGTTCCGCTCGCGACGCCCCGGCTCGCCCGGCTCGACCCGGTCGCCCGCACGGCCGGCGCGCTGCTCCTGGCCGCCGCCGGGACGGCCCTGATCGGCCTGCTCGCCCCCGGCACGGCCGTGCTCGCGCTGCTGCTCATGGCCGTCACCGCCGGGATCGGCGTCACCGCGCCCGGGATGATCGACCTCATCGGGTCCCGGGCGGGCGCGCACCGGGCGCCGGCCATCTCCCTGTTCACCGCGCTGATGTTCGTCGGCGCCAGCGCGGGGCCGCAGCTCGCCGCCGCGCTCGCCGGCCGCGGCCTCGCCGTCATCGCGCTCGCGCTCGCCGCGCTGCTCGCCGTCGCGGCCGGGCTCGTGCGCGCCGCACGGCGGGGGCTCAACAGCGCCTGA
- a CDS encoding TetR/AcrR family transcriptional regulator, protein MPKQTDPPLTGAAATRAALLAAARAEFAEHGVAGARVDRIAARAGVNKERIYGYFGNKEKLFDAVMEIALDEVAEVVASPGDDPVEYVGGMFDVYLRRPDLVRLLMWESLHHRDGSLPEQRWREERCRVKADEIAARLGREPSRADARLLLTLKGLALLPLALPRLAELMGLGLDDPEELAAMRDHVTAFARAALAAPPASGDAAGGSVGS, encoded by the coding sequence ATGCCGAAGCAGACCGATCCGCCGCTCACCGGAGCCGCCGCCACCCGCGCCGCGCTGCTCGCCGCCGCCCGCGCGGAGTTCGCCGAGCACGGCGTCGCCGGCGCCCGCGTCGACCGGATCGCCGCCCGCGCGGGCGTCAACAAGGAGCGGATCTACGGCTACTTCGGCAACAAGGAGAAGCTGTTCGACGCCGTCATGGAGATCGCGCTGGACGAGGTCGCCGAGGTCGTGGCCTCGCCCGGCGACGACCCCGTCGAGTACGTCGGCGGCATGTTCGACGTGTACCTGCGGCGTCCCGACCTCGTCCGGCTGCTGATGTGGGAGTCGCTGCACCACCGCGACGGGTCGCTGCCCGAGCAGCGCTGGCGCGAGGAGCGCTGCCGCGTCAAGGCCGACGAGATCGCCGCGCGGCTCGGCCGGGAGCCGTCCCGGGCGGACGCGCGGCTGCTCCTGACGCTGAAGGGCCTCGCGCTGCTGCCGCTCGCCCTGCCCCGGCTCGCCGAGCTGATGGGCCTCGGCCTGGACGACCCCGAAGAGCTGGCCGCGATGCGCGACCACGTCACCGCGTTCGCCCGCGCGGCCCTCGCCGCCCCGCCCGCCTCCGGGGACGCCGCGGGCGGGTCCGTAGGATCGTGA